The following proteins come from a genomic window of Phycisphaeraceae bacterium:
- a CDS encoding efflux RND transporter periplasmic adaptor subunit, producing MQSIRSSVCWVIIVTCILTLAGQSLAEVSAVTAVTTARYDRKLAFKESGTVFSLPVKRGSVVKKGDILIQLEDREGESLVALYKLRAESDVEVQSAAAKYELSQVEEKRVKDLLQKGSATSYEAEKARVSALVAKLEWDLARQQHTETRLQLEQAEARHERFTMRAPIDGRVEAILVAEGEAVETGKPVLRLVATDPLWIDAPVPIEDTVKNKMKTGDPAWIQTKLAGGNQYLKGEIIFIADVAEAASGTRTVQIEVPNKQGLPAGEPVVVTFSQPDQSTADNSGGAR from the coding sequence GTGCAATCCATCAGAAGTTCCGTCTGCTGGGTCATTATCGTCACTTGTATTTTGACACTCGCTGGTCAATCACTGGCAGAGGTCAGTGCTGTCACCGCAGTCACCACCGCTCGCTACGATCGCAAGCTGGCGTTCAAGGAGAGCGGCACCGTATTTTCCTTACCTGTAAAACGAGGCTCTGTCGTTAAAAAAGGCGACATCCTTATTCAACTGGAGGATCGCGAAGGAGAATCGCTCGTCGCACTCTACAAGCTCCGCGCTGAAAGCGATGTAGAAGTCCAATCCGCCGCCGCTAAATACGAGTTGTCACAGGTCGAAGAAAAGCGTGTGAAGGATTTACTTCAGAAGGGTTCTGCAACTTCTTACGAAGCGGAGAAAGCTCGTGTCAGCGCATTGGTTGCCAAGCTCGAATGGGACCTGGCCCGTCAGCAGCATACGGAAACCAGACTCCAGCTTGAACAGGCTGAAGCTCGACATGAGCGATTCACCATGCGTGCGCCGATTGATGGTCGTGTGGAGGCAATCCTCGTAGCCGAAGGCGAAGCCGTCGAAACCGGAAAACCCGTCCTTCGGCTGGTCGCCACTGATCCGCTTTGGATCGACGCCCCCGTCCCCATCGAAGATACCGTCAAGAACAAGATGAAGACCGGCGACCCCGCATGGATCCAGACGAAATTGGCGGGTGGTAATCAGTACCTCAAGGGCGAAATCATTTTTATCGCTGATGTCGCCGAAGCCGCCAGCGGCACGCGAACGGTGCAGATTGAAGTGCCCAACAAGCAGGGGCTCCCTGCCGGGGAACCGGTTGTTGTCACGTTCAGCCAGCCCGATCAATCCACTGCGGATAACAGCGGAGGAGCTCGCTGA
- the hisI gene encoding phosphoribosyl-AMP cyclohydrolase: protein MSDAARETGLKLDIKFNEQGLVPAIVQDLHTRQILMMGWMNDAALRQTLATRKATFYSRSRNKMWVKGEESGHIQEVVEARVDCDQDVILLLCKSHGPACHVGYHTCFYRVSEGGDTLKVVESRVFDPKSVYKK, encoded by the coding sequence ATGTCTGATGCTGCCCGTGAAACAGGGTTGAAGCTCGATATCAAGTTTAACGAACAAGGGCTTGTCCCGGCCATTGTGCAGGATCTGCATACCAGGCAGATACTCATGATGGGCTGGATGAATGACGCTGCCCTGCGACAGACTCTGGCAACTCGTAAGGCCACCTTCTATTCCCGCAGCCGGAACAAGATGTGGGTAAAAGGCGAGGAGTCCGGCCACATCCAGGAGGTTGTCGAAGCTCGTGTCGATTGCGATCAGGATGTGATCCTGCTCCTCTGCAAGTCGCATGGGCCGGCTTGTCACGTCGGCTACCACACCTGTTTCTATCGTGTCAGCGAAGGCGGCGACACATTGAAGGTTGTTGAGAGCCGCGTATTTGATCCAAAGAGCGTTTACAAAAAGTAG
- a CDS encoding glycoside hydrolase family 88 protein, with protein MQIDFTLRASDLRHAINRLFNLAAAKVISLNRSWDTSRGTPVFTIEGKYTSRGWTEWTQGFQYGCAILIFDATDDRKFFNLGRQRTIDHMLKHVTHTGVHDHGFNNLSTYGNLLRLLKEKRSPEKNNEWEELVYANAIRASGAVQAARWAGTPPKPESKHSAYSNSLGYIYSFNGPHSLFVDTMRTIRILGRAWQLGHMLMHENDRAANLLKRAVLHGLTTSQYIVFHGDTDHTYDVAGRTSHEAVFNRNDGAFRCRGTQQGYSPFSTWTRGLAWAMLGYAEELEFFKTIPTAKFHAAVGLTKSAVMKVFERCAVETCDHYLNGCSASDGIAYWDDGAPGLAKLGDWLGKPADPFNDYEPVDSSASAIAAQGLIRLGNYLGGTRGKRYLQAGLTVAQTLMSEPYLSTSTKHQGLLLHSVYHRPNGWDHIPRGRKVPCSEASMWGDYHLLELAILIKRMAGGDTYPTFFDRN; from the coding sequence ATGCAAATAGACTTCACGCTCCGAGCTTCTGACCTGCGCCACGCCATTAACAGGTTGTTCAACCTCGCTGCTGCGAAAGTAATCTCGCTCAATCGGAGTTGGGATACATCCAGAGGAACCCCGGTATTTACGATTGAAGGCAAATACACCAGTCGCGGCTGGACAGAATGGACGCAGGGGTTTCAGTACGGTTGCGCAATTCTGATTTTTGATGCCACGGACGACAGAAAGTTTTTCAATCTGGGGCGACAGCGCACGATCGATCACATGCTGAAGCACGTGACGCACACGGGGGTGCATGATCATGGCTTCAACAACCTCTCAACATATGGCAACCTTCTGCGATTGCTGAAGGAAAAGCGCAGTCCTGAAAAAAACAACGAATGGGAAGAGCTGGTTTACGCCAATGCGATTCGGGCCAGCGGAGCTGTACAGGCAGCAAGGTGGGCTGGCACACCTCCAAAACCCGAAAGCAAACACTCCGCGTACTCCAACTCACTGGGGTACATCTACTCGTTCAACGGTCCTCACTCACTGTTCGTGGACACGATGCGCACGATACGTATCCTCGGTCGGGCGTGGCAGCTTGGTCATATGCTCATGCATGAAAACGATCGTGCAGCCAATCTGCTCAAACGCGCCGTGCTGCACGGCTTGACCACGAGTCAGTACATCGTGTTCCATGGCGATACGGATCACACTTATGACGTGGCAGGTCGCACATCTCACGAGGCAGTGTTTAACCGTAACGACGGGGCATTCCGTTGCCGTGGTACCCAGCAGGGTTATTCGCCTTTCTCAACATGGACGCGCGGTCTGGCGTGGGCGATGCTCGGCTACGCTGAAGAACTCGAGTTTTTCAAAACGATCCCGACTGCGAAGTTCCACGCTGCGGTTGGTCTCACAAAGTCGGCAGTTATGAAAGTATTTGAACGCTGCGCGGTTGAAACCTGTGACCACTATCTCAACGGATGCTCAGCTTCTGACGGCATTGCCTACTGGGACGACGGTGCCCCCGGTCTGGCAAAGTTAGGCGACTGGCTGGGCAAGCCGGCTGACCCGTTCAATGACTACGAACCCGTTGATTCTTCGGCCTCCGCAATCGCGGCTCAAGGCCTGATCCGACTCGGCAACTACCTCGGCGGAACACGCGGTAAGCGTTATCTGCAAGCGGGTCTCACGGTTGCCCAAACGCTGATGAGCGAGCCGTACCTTTCCACCAGCACGAAGCATCAGGGGCTGCTCCTGCATTCGGTGTACCATCGTCCGAACGGCTGGGATCATATTCCTCGCGGCCGAAAGGTGCCGTGCAGCGAAGCGAGCATGTGGGGTGATTATCACCTGCTGGAGTTGGCAATTTTGATTAAGCGGATGGCGGGTGGTGATACATACCCTACATTTTTTGACCGGAATTAA
- a CDS encoding HlyD family efflux transporter periplasmic adaptor subunit, translated as MSQQTTTTNRGPRGWDRLVTQLNAVSDIGEFHRGMLDLQCKIVAAEYGALWMLDQGGEPRAVEAWPDQFAKAPPDSPLMGVLRQAAKQGFEKNVSHVLKLEAEGVDGGTEVGAHVFVTVLRVKNKVVGLTTVAAELRDAGVLQSTAPLRELAAGLYEGFAARQEAIQKEIDTQRIRQALALLAVSQEAEGFDGSALNLVNELARQLKCSRVSLGWIKGRDIRLIAMSDTEHLKRHSQDVSAIELAMAECLDQQQPIVFPIPDTAEPLLQQAVVHAHKQVTNAQPGRHVLSLPLRRRDEWIGVLTLERSDVFFDPSLVQFLQLIADVIAPHLDDRRESDRWLVGHVWRSVEKTAGYLVGPKHVAWKLGALAAIAVIAVIVFAKWDYKVTAPFVFEAPTRRTVPAPFEGRVEAVFVRDGDHVTKGQELARLDTNELKLRYLEAQKEATLAALERSQKKSEYKEAEALQAESKEQAARARMELLDYQIQNATVIAPVDGAVIKSGWHDKVGGRIKQGEELFDIAPKDELIALIHVPDTDITQIMSNAGQTGRLTTQSKPGTVFEFVTQRVVPAAGPIDGVNSFEVRAKLNPLNDEERNDLHLLRPGMKGLAKIDAGRRPLYWVLFHRISDTVRLWTWGWIN; from the coding sequence ATGTCGCAGCAGACCACAACAACCAACCGCGGCCCGCGCGGCTGGGACCGCCTGGTGACACAGCTCAATGCGGTGTCAGACATCGGCGAATTCCACCGCGGAATGCTTGATCTTCAGTGCAAGATCGTTGCTGCGGAATATGGCGCGCTGTGGATGCTCGACCAGGGCGGTGAACCAAGAGCGGTTGAAGCATGGCCGGACCAGTTCGCCAAAGCTCCACCGGACAGCCCGCTCATGGGTGTGCTCCGGCAGGCTGCAAAACAGGGTTTTGAAAAAAACGTCAGCCATGTGTTGAAACTTGAAGCCGAGGGTGTTGACGGCGGCACGGAAGTCGGAGCGCATGTTTTTGTCACCGTGCTGCGAGTTAAGAATAAGGTCGTCGGACTTACAACCGTCGCAGCCGAGTTGAGAGATGCCGGCGTGCTGCAATCGACCGCACCGCTGCGTGAGTTGGCAGCTGGTCTATATGAGGGATTCGCCGCACGACAGGAAGCAATCCAGAAAGAGATCGACACCCAGCGGATTCGTCAGGCACTGGCACTGCTTGCGGTGAGCCAGGAGGCCGAAGGCTTCGATGGTTCAGCTTTGAATCTAGTCAACGAATTAGCCCGTCAGCTCAAATGCTCACGGGTGAGTCTCGGCTGGATCAAAGGTCGGGATATCCGCCTCATCGCCATGAGCGATACCGAACACCTTAAACGCCACAGCCAGGATGTCTCAGCCATTGAGCTGGCGATGGCGGAGTGTCTCGACCAGCAACAGCCGATCGTTTTCCCGATCCCCGATACCGCGGAGCCGCTGCTCCAACAGGCTGTTGTTCACGCTCATAAACAGGTCACCAATGCCCAGCCCGGTCGGCACGTTCTCTCCTTACCGCTCCGTCGTCGTGACGAGTGGATCGGCGTGCTGACGCTCGAACGGTCGGATGTATTTTTCGATCCCAGCCTCGTGCAGTTTCTCCAACTCATTGCCGATGTAATCGCTCCGCATCTTGACGATCGCCGTGAAAGCGACCGCTGGCTGGTTGGACATGTCTGGCGGTCCGTCGAGAAGACCGCTGGCTACCTCGTCGGCCCCAAGCATGTCGCGTGGAAACTCGGCGCGTTAGCTGCGATCGCCGTCATCGCTGTGATCGTGTTCGCCAAGTGGGATTACAAGGTCACTGCCCCGTTTGTATTTGAAGCTCCCACACGGCGAACCGTACCAGCACCTTTTGAAGGTCGTGTCGAGGCGGTGTTTGTTCGCGATGGGGATCATGTGACCAAGGGGCAGGAGTTGGCACGACTCGACACGAATGAACTGAAGCTCCGCTATCTCGAAGCGCAAAAGGAAGCAACGCTCGCCGCCTTGGAACGAAGTCAAAAAAAGAGCGAGTACAAGGAAGCGGAAGCTTTACAGGCGGAATCAAAAGAACAGGCCGCCCGCGCTCGCATGGAACTGCTCGATTACCAGATTCAAAATGCAACGGTGATCGCACCTGTGGACGGCGCGGTGATCAAGAGCGGTTGGCACGACAAAGTCGGCGGCCGTATCAAACAGGGCGAGGAGCTTTTTGATATCGCGCCCAAGGATGAGTTGATCGCGCTGATCCATGTACCCGACACGGATATTACCCAGATCATGTCCAATGCCGGCCAGACTGGGCGGCTAACGACCCAAAGTAAGCCGGGCACCGTCTTTGAGTTCGTTACCCAGCGTGTGGTCCCCGCTGCTGGCCCCATTGATGGTGTCAACTCCTTCGAGGTCCGCGCCAAACTCAACCCTCTGAATGATGAGGAAAGGAATGATCTCCATCTGCTGCGACCGGGTATGAAGGGGCTTGCCAAAATTGATGCCGGCCGCCGACCGCTTTACTGGGTTCTCTTCCACCGCATCAGTGATACGGTTCGTCTGTGGACCTGGGGATGGATCAATTAA